In Rosa chinensis cultivar Old Blush unplaced genomic scaffold, RchiOBHm-V2 RchiOBHmChr0c28, whole genome shotgun sequence, the genomic window CAAATTGCAGGTAGGCTATTTAGTAGAATTATTACAGGTGCAAACAGACTTGAGTACCAAAcaattttttctgcttttttttgttttgtcagCTTAATAATTTACAAATACTATAGACTAATGGTGAATGCTGAGGAATGAAAACTTCGTTCAATGCAATATATGTTGAGAGGTATTTAACATATGAAAAATAATTTCTCCCCTACTGAATGTAAATGTCTGATAATGTCAGAGAatatgtagaaaaaaaaaaaaaaaattccgtcgTGTTGTTATATTAAACTAATGTAATTTGTGCAAAAAGTGATTAtcaattttatatttaataGCATGCACCACTTTCCCACACATACCAGCGCAGTATGTTCCTCCTGAACATGCATTAAGTGCTGCCCAGATTCTTCTCTGCATTCTTCAAGTTTTTTCTCACATTCTATCGCCCTTTCTCGAACAAGTTTTTCTGCCTGCAGTTTCAATTAAACGAAGATCAATTCAAGAAAATGATTTATCTCTAACATATTCCAGGAGAAGGTAAAAATGAGAAAACCTTTTGCTTTTCCATGTTAACTATCTCCAGCTTCTCCACCTCATACTTCTTCCGGATGTCATTAATTGCCCAAGTAAATTTGTCATAATGCCAATCCAAAAGTAGTTAAACAACTGTAATGTGTCCAGATGCCTAGATCATAAGAGGTCAGACCTGGTCATTCCTCTGAGATATGTCTTTCAAATGCCTTGACAGTTCTAGTTGTTTACTCTCAAGCATGAGGTCATAGTGCTTCTTATCTTCCACAAGTTTAATTTCAGCAGCAGTCAGCGATGCAAGATTCTGGAACAAAGTACAGAACTGTAAGTACGTAAAATATGGTTTTACGAACATCTCACATTTATATTGAATTACAAACCTCTGTGATCTGTTCTTCCAGATTCTTCTCTCGTTCCTTATATTGCACAATAAGTTGCTCCTTTTCCTCTAGTGTGCTATGAAGCTGGCTGACTTGTTTATTCATCAAATCTACATGCTGCTCATGTGTTTCACCTTGCTTCAGTAAACCATCTATTTGTTCCgctttgcagagatgatctatacactagtacctaaaaacttaacggtcaagatgtggatatgatttggctaaaattttgcagaaatgatctatacattagtacctaaaaactgaatggttaagatgtggatatgagaccgaaaagtgatcctaaactccaacctcacacacTAATTTCATAGTGGGGCCttactctgtgtgtgtgtgtgtgtgtgtatatatatatatatataagaaaatgtAGGTTCAAATGCCGTAAGTATATATGGGAAAATTCTAAGGTGCTGGGTTGTTTGCTATAGAACcatttttttgaatattttagacCGTTGGATTAAAAATATATCCAATGGCCTTGAATATTTAAAAGGTTGGTAACCTATTTACCCCTTAACCAAATCATTAGTAATTAATTATAGAATATTTttctctaaaaataaaaaagtaatgagtcttttattactaattaagtaCATCATTAGTACTTTCCTTAATCAATTATAACTGAGGTCTACTTTGAGTAATTTATCATTAAATCAAATAATTACTTATATGATGACAATATACTACCTTATAGATGTGGAAATTTAATTATATTATGGTACTTATTCCACATATGATCATATTTACAAAAAGAATGGGAGAAATGACGAAAAATGTTGTAAAAAATGTCCTTTTttggtaattacaaggtctaggactacatttacaagtttatgaatcattttataaaattaaaaacgaATGTGTTTTTAGGGTGGTAAATCTTCTTATTTTAGACTAAATAGAGCAtgtgtcctcattcacgtaatagAGATCTCAACTGTGTAATTGGGTGATACCTTGTGTACTGTTcctcattgagaaaataattacatcacTGACAGCGATTATTATGAATATAAGGATAAATGATCAaaaatattgtaataaatgtcttgtttgtggtaattacaaggcCTAAGACAAAATATACCAGTTTATGaactattttacaaaattgacaaCAAATGTGTTGTATAAGTGGTAAATCTTCTTATTTCATACCAAATAGAGCATTTctcctcattcacgtaatagAGGTCTCGAATGTGTAATTGGGTGGTACCTTGTGTAATCTTCctcattaagaaaataattacgtCTTCGACAATGCTTATTACaaatataaggacaaatgatcaaaaatattgtaataaatgtcctgtctgtggtaattacaaggtctaagACAACATATACTAATTTATGaactattttacaaaattgaagacaaatgtgttgtacaaGTGGTAAATCTTCGTATTTCATACCAAATAGAGCATGTTCcctcattcacgtaatataGTTCTCGAATGTGTAATTGGGTGGTATCTTGTGTAATCTTtctcattgagaaaataattacatctctgACAACACTTATTACGAATATTAGGACAAATGATTAaaaatattgtaataaatgtcatgtttgtggtaattacaaggtctaagACAACATCTACTAATTTATTAACCATTTTATAAAATTCACGACAAATGTGTTGTATAAGCGGTTAATCTTCATATTTATACCAAATAGAGCATGTGTTCTCATTCACATAATATAGttctcgattgtgtaattgggGTAAACATTTTCGTATTTACTCCATTTAGGACAATATTTACAGGTATATAGACAATATTACAAATTGATGACAAATGTGTTATTAAAttggtaatatttttttttttaaattgccaTGTGTCAAAATTTGAATGGGTAACCTGATGACCAATTCATCAGGCTACCATTATATTAAAttgttatatattaaaaaaataaaaataaaaggtaTGGGATACGGGAGGGTATTGTAGCCTGTCTCAGTATATATTGAGAGGACTAATCAAGCAATTTGTTTGATAGAAAAGACGAACTCATAGCCAATACACAAACACTGTGTGTCTTTCTAATAATGTGCCTAGAAAAAGTGCTTGACGCATGCTTTATATAAGAAATCGATCAGTTACTTTCTGATGAATAGTTGAGTAATTCCTTCAATTTGTTCCATCCATTGCTGTGATTTTCTCTTTCACGCCATGCTGTTTGTAAGGTAGTAGCTGCCATACGCTCCAATGGAGAATGCTTTAGGTCAGGCAGGTTCAGAATAAAATGCAACCAGAATTTTGAGACAACTCTCCTAAGATTGCTGGCATTGATAGCAAATGCTTCTACATACTCTAGTTTGGGACATGACAGTTTTGGGAAGACAGGCAAATCAGATATGGAGGCTAATACGAATGCCCAATCTAAAAGTTCATCTCCAAAGAAATCAACTTTCTGAAGGCACTTAATGATTGAGGAATTGCTTATAGAGTAGAAaataatacttcaattcagggttaattcgatgattctattcatctcacaatgagggtatatatatacaagtacaaaggagtagtctaaccctaataggaaaaaactttccataattacaggatatcctaattaaataaaatctaattacatacagatttacagcgattctacactctccctcaagttggtgcataaaTGTCTATCATGCctaacttgtcaactgagctgtcaaataccttcctagACACTcatttagtaagaacatcagctaattgctcatctgagtttacaaatggaaagcgaataacctttctatcaagattttctttaataaaatgacggtcaacctccacatgtttgttctatc contains:
- the LOC121050891 gene encoding synaptonemal complex protein 1-like; the encoded protein is MNKQVSQLHSTLEEKEQLIVQYKEREKNLEEQITENLASLTAAEIKLVEDKKHYDLMLESKQLELSRHLKDISQRNDQKYEVEKLEIVNMEKQKAEKLVRERAIECEKKLEECREESGQHLMHVQEEHTALVSSLQQEHDKKERSIKAKHSEELKQIQLQAENELREKITSMRNEHEAQLKALRLQHEDEIKKLQEDLDLQKSK